Below is a window of Malus domestica chromosome 13, GDT2T_hap1 DNA.
TCACTTAGGGCTCCCTAAGGTGGATGACAATAAAAATCATTGACTCAAGTCTAGTCTCTTCAGACTCTTAATTCCCACCTCCCTATACTTCATCGGCTACTAAGATTAATGACGTTTCAGACCACTAGAGGCGCTTGAGTTACAACTATGATGTATGGTCGATCATCTTTTGGAACCATGTCTTGCCCAGTTTGCACATGGTAATTATATCCTTGTGAATCAGTAATAATGACACTAATTCTCAAATGGTTATGCAAGCACCTTGGATGCCTATTCTATTCTATGCTATTCAAATATGTAGATCCTTATCGTATGTTTCAAATGTGTCTGCGAACCACAATCTAATGATAACTCTCAAATTTCAGGtaaaaattccaaaacaaacacacaaacttTCATTGTTCTAAAAGTCCCCACCTAGCGCCGGCCACCGCCCTGATTAGTCCCTAGGAGTTTGAAATTTAAGAAAGTGCGCCTGGACCTACTTAGGCGTCCGCTTGCCTGCCTAAACCCACCTAGGTCgcaactcacttagatagaaaattgataactttcattttgcattttaatttttcaataaaatgtaagagacttgttgaatacttggatgaacactcattcTAGGCAcattccccatgttttcaatatgttctaatactgtATAATTTAtaatgtcattctattttgcaatttatgtatcccaATATAATTATGTATGTTTCTTTTAAGCATAAATGGACacttatttataaatatataataaatttacttaaatctacctagccgcctaggcgctagaccCCAGCtcaccgcccgactagcgcctagcgtcatTTAGAACCGTGCAAACTATACACATTGCATTATTTCAAAGAAAACAAGGTATAAAGATAGTATTAACTGTATAGTCACCTTTCAGCTCTATGCAGGGACATCCTCTATGTAGTCATAGAATAATTCCTTTCAGAGTAGTGTATATCAAGAGTTCAAGTTCATGAGGTGACAAATGATCTGCCCAACCATGTCCCACCACCCCCTCGTATGCTGGTATTGTCTACCTACTAGCGCTAACCCTGCTCACCCCTCCCCGTTATGATAGTATAAAATGGTTATCCTACCATTATAAATGTTTCTTCCAAGACAGGGCtaaaacaaaatcatgagtcCATGACAAGCAGTACTATTTCTGTGGCATTTTGAATGTAAAATAAACTTTAATAGAAAGTAAGGTAAATACCTGGAATCCATATATGGCCTAAGATCAAATTTTTCTCGAAAACTGACATggccattcaatttactcaagtGACCACGAGCATCTTGGCTGAACCTCTTGAGATGAATAGTCAAAATCGGTGGGGCCCTGTTGATGAGGTACCTTTTAGTCGCATTCCTCTTCAAATTCACACGTTTGGCATTTATttcctcatcctcactttcTTCTGATTCACGATGTCCATCCAATATCCCATCATTAGTCTGCGGTACAGTGTCAGAGGTGAAACTAGCACTTCTAGACTCATCAGCCCTAGAATCAATGACTTGATCACTGAAACTTTCTAGGCTGCAAGCGTTATTGCAATCTGAAGTATTTGATTGCACTGGAGGAGCATCTTTAATCTCATCTTGTCGTCGACAAACAACAGAATTCAACTTATGTGATTGACCATTCTCAACTGCTGAGCAATTTTGGCTCAAGCAATTTATTTTTCCATCATGCAAAATCAAGTTTTCACCAAACTGGTTACAACCAGTATTGCTTTTGACATTCCCATTACCAAGCGTTCTGACATCGGCAGGCCACGGACCCGTATTTAAACTCAGTGAATCACTTTGTGTTCTAGTCTCACATCCATTTAACAAAACTCTAGCAGCAGATTTTACCTGCTTCTTTTCTTCCAACTTTTGGCTTGGAAGAGTTTTGGAACAGTTCTCACAATGCCAAGCATTTTCACTGGCAAGAAGCTCAGGCTTTATGAAATGAGCCAAACAACTCTCTACAGACACTGGAGAAACAGTATCATCAACTTCATCTGGATCAGACTCGCTAGCTATGATACTAGTATCTGTGCCACCCTCACCTACAGAGGGTCTTCTAGGGGGGCCATAAACTTCAGGTTCGTTGAATAAATCCCCAAAGCCAAAGTCATCTTGTCCACAACCCACAACCAAGGAGGAGGCCTCACCTTCGCCTCCCATGATTTCCTCAGTGATAGAACACTCTGCTTTATACGGAAGCAACAAAACTTCAGAATCCAGAACCTGTAATGGGAGCTCTTCCTCCCTAGAATTCACTGAAGAAAAGTCAGGTTTTACATTTGGTTCCCCGTTAGGCGTAAAAACCTGATTACTAGATTCAGAGCCACTCTGTAAAGAGACATCATTAagatgtgtattttttttttcagaatcttGAACAATTGAAATATCATTATGTTGCGAAGATAAATCATTGTCATCTAACATATTTCCCGAATCAAGATAATCCAACCATGAACAGTCATCTAACAAAGGTGATGTTTGCTCTGCTGCATCCTCACAGACATCATCTGCAGATTCTTGGACAGCAGATAGACTATTTACAACTAATTCCTTTTGTTCAGAAACCTCACTGCTGGTTGATGGGGTTGGAACACTTGGTGATGGTACAGAATTCTTCTCTTCGTTATTTTTAGACCGAAACTTTCCACTCTTCTTGGGCGGCAACTTCATCTTCTTTGTTCGAGAGGTGGGTTGGGCAGTCTTAGATGGGGATTTTCTGGTTGGAACTGACAATGACAGATCTAAAAATGACTCGTACACAGTTGAGGAGTGACCACATTCGACACAGCGAACTGTACTTGCTATTTGGCCCCCAAATGCAGTATCCACAAAAGTAGGACCTGAATTTGAAGGATTCCCATTTTCCTGAGAAGAATTTATACGTTTCCTCGTACTCAACTCCTCAATGCACAATTCATCCAGTAAGCAATGAAGCAATTCATGGCTGTCTTGCTGCTGATACCCCTTAAATTGGGGAGCCTTGGAACAAAGACACCCAAAAAGTGACCTTGGGTTTATCACATTCTTAACTCCTGACTCTGGTTTTGCTTCAGTAAAGAGTTTCTTCAAGGAAACAGTAAGAGCTCCAGTAGATGCATCTAAATTTAAGAAGTAGCCCCGCAACCTATCCATGGCTAGAAGGTTCTGTAAGACAGAATTAAAGAAGCAAGTGTTACCAAGATTAACCAAGCCTCTCACTGTATAACCAACTCTTCCATCCAAATCACATGATATATTGCTAGCTGATTTGATTTCGCTTGTCACACTGCCACTCACAAACCACACATCCTCAGCATTAACCAATGATTCCTCCGATGAATGACCCTTTATCAATTTAACAACATCCGCAAACACATCTTTTTGTTCACCATCCTCTTCTGTCTTGTCAATTGTAATAAGCATTTTGCACGGGAAGCACCATCGCATCTGCGGCTTTTCAAAGTGGATCACTATTGGGTGCTGAGTTTGCCTAGCATGCCGAACTGCATGGCATTGAGGGGTTGTATGAAGTCCAAACCCACCGCAAGAATAATGACCACACTCCAAACAAACCCAAATGGCTTTGGACTCCGATTTTGAATCCACGGACGAGCTCCCTTTCTTCTTCCCATGTTTTCCCTTTCCTTTACCACCCCTCCTATCAAGCGCTCCTTCCCTGCAATATTCACACCTAACAGGTCCTGAAGACCCAATTTTAGCAGACAATTTATCCAAATTTACACCTTTGTCAACATGAGGACAAGGCCTTCTCTCTTTCGCAACTGAAACTCCATTGTCACCATCCTTAACACTTGGGTTGCATGGTTGGGGAGCTTTTTTTGGGGAATCGGCTGCAACCAACTTCTCCCTTGGAGGAGCTCTAGCCTTCTTCTTAACTTTCTTCCCCATAAATTCCTAAAACCAATCGAAACATGCCAGCTataacaacaataataatgaataCAATATGAGCAAAAGATCAATAACAATTACCAACTACCGCAAACAACCAGAtacaaaccaaaagaaaaatgtaAAACCGAATCCCATTAGCTACTCAAATAAATACATTCTGCTCAAAATTACAGGAAAAAAGTAAAACACATAACAGATGTTTAATTTTAAGAGAAACCCTTTTGccataattgaaaaaaaaaatcgaagaaatGAGGAGAACAATCAAAATCCACTATATGCTACACCATAACTAACTACGGAAGGGCAAGAGACGCCTATGAAGATTCAGGTTTTTACAGAGAAACCCAACAAAGATTTGGATTGTACAGTGTAAAAAACAGGTTATGGGCAATCGAAAAGGTGAAGTAGAAGCACAAATCAATCGAAAATTAACTGAACtaaaacattttaaaaatgTTCATTGTTTTACCTCAAAATCTGGAAAAGACGACCAGTAAAGCCTGGAGAGCTTTTCAGGGCAATGGTCGCATAGGATGTAAGGAGAGATTGGTGTTGGAGGTTTAGGATCTATCCAGGTCGGAGAGGCGGAGTGAGAGTGGGGTGCTGTATTTGATTGAAGGTCCTTTGGCGCACCTCCTAATCTTTTGCTTACTAGCTACTCTCCCcaatgagagggagagagagagatgggagaaGAGTAACAGTGGGTAACTGGTAATAGAGAGAGCCGAGAGAGgaattttgttgattttgtttGGTTTTCTATTTTGGTGCGACAGGATTTTGTTGTTGCGGTTGGAAATTGAAAAACCTCGCAGTTCTCACACGACACGGTAACACCATATAAAAATGACATCAAAATAATAGGTTTTGAgttaacacgataacttatcggatCATTATCAGATGACACTTTAAGAATccattaataacgggttcttaacaggtatacacgcAGGTAACgtgtgggtaacccgtttcgacccgttaagaaaaaatttattttgataattttaaagtttaattactaaaagatttattataaaatacaatagccatattaattgTCACAGCCCATCCCTGAACTTATTGTATTATATTCTCGATTATGTGAATTGAAGGAATTACCCTGAGGGATGGATCGAGTCGTTCGAATTGggcaaaattttcaatttattttattgCCCTAGTTTATTTTGGTCAAGTTTAGACCTAGATATTTTTATGGTTGGTGTTGTAAAAGGTTGTTTGGTGATGTGTTAGTGtgaggaccacacacacacacccaaaagATCTCTCTCccggaccaggatcctctcctgagcagatggagagAATCCTCCTGACCAGGCCCATCGAGccgttcattttttatccaacggttacaaacaggggcccttctaaaagttataataattataaccgttggataaaaaatgaacggCCTGATGGGCttgatcaggaggatcctctccatctgctcaggagaggatcctgatccctctctccctcacgtgctctctctctctctctctctctcctccattaCCGTACCATCGTACGGTTAAACTCCAAACCAACCCAAATTTTTATAGATTGAGCCTATGGTGACTGTCTTTGAGTTCTAGACAGCCCTAGGATCTCAACTATACCATTTTCAGGTCGTGGAACCATCGGAAAACCCAAGAACCGTAACCCTCGATTATGGTAATGTTCATGCACACATAAATGTGAAGGTTTCAGTGGTTTTTGAGCTTATACGGAGCTTTAGATCATCTCCACTAaactcggagaagaaaaacaaggTGAAATGGACGTCGGGAAACCCAGTTTCAACACGTTGCAGAGGTGATCAGAaatttgagatttcttcaacGAGATTCCGTGATTTTTGGAGCTTAAAATTGGTAAAGTTGTGTTCTTCATGtttagagcttcattttggtgaaaatttcatgaaatttggttgagaattgaagaagaaatgacgatttaaagtttttccagttttccggcgACAGCGACGACCGATGAGGTTCATTGGAGAAGACAGAATaatattctgtcaaagttgacggaatattcttaaCGGAGAGTAACGGCGTCAGGTAATTTGGACAGAATATTCCTTTattttgacagaatattcctaatGGTAGTTAGGGATTATGCTAGGGTTCCCTGCGTGTGGGTGGCGTGTGGGTGGtcagaaattttttctaaaaatatggggatgttcgtgaggttgtgtagatcacgttggtatattcaaacatcccatttgagcaatgtatgagaagttattagctagtattgattatgtgctttaaattaacgtttttatagttgtttcgcatataagggaggcttatcccgaggacgagggcAATCAAGGGCGActcaggggctacgacccttcgacataccagtgagtgggcttttggttttaagtatatacgtatatgcttgatattttcccagaaaatgcatttaaatgagttatgctttgaaaatgccatgcctattgaTTTATGCCTAAACATAGAATTGTATGCTTAATATATagttgtggtgctgtggacgctcaggtaagcccaggtgagtttatgaattatgaatgtgaataacggttgtgattaattgagaagcaTAGAGCTCATAAACGTGCATCCCAGTGTTAGtgattagccagagatatggcacaggcctgtatataatgtcacctcccgcaccacatgctcactttggatccaatttcggtgcacagtcttgtcatacagaccatcataggtggttccgacttgtaggtgactaacGATTTATCGCCAACTATCATGAGagcgtagtattgagcataattatattacacctagtcttgtcgtacagacctttttagtggttccaacttgtgtgcagtgtagtgtgTAGTGCCATATAGGTCATGGTAGTGACTCcgactagattgactaatgagctatgaattcagccgtacagacttccATAGGGGTTCCAGCTAATATGTTAAATTCCAGgaatttattctcacctgaattacTTATTCTGtgtatatcttggcatggcatacttatgattatgaatatgtgaaacatgatttgaattgaaatatatatatatatatatatatatatatacatatatatatatgcatatgtttatattctacttttgggaaaattatacatgttttacaatgaggggttagagcattttaatgatgaaatggtcttgaaaaacatttgtttttgcccactcacattttcaattttgcacccctccatgttttaggtagacttgttgttggtggctttgAGGATCTTGGCGGTTCTGATagaataaaataattgtaggacgtCTTTTgatactgtataattagtatttgttgtactggactgcacctagactttctatgctctgattatgagtatttacacttgtatctcactcctaacacttcttgtttattagtgcacattagtagctttcggtttttatttattcgtatatttcttatctttattgcttctcgactgtgcacatggttacgtcaccctcacgtgacggccatcatgCCTCGATCTCGGTTGAGGTGTGtcattaatatatacaatatattctatattaaacatatagttttgtattattattctatataagttcaaaaaaaaagttttagtcattatttatttttattatgagaattCCTTATTATCactactaggataaattttacttaacaaattgttgtccaaaattaaaataaactaatatagtatttgtataggcaagaactaagaagatatacatacaagtatgaaaaatgcgaaagaatatataaacactcgtgattcatcattatttctctatgagtagataatggttacacttacattatcgtttagatttttaaaatcctccaaaccttcatgaataatgttttttatttgagggaaaaatcaataataattattgtagaagtgtaaaaaatgtaaaaaaaaaatatacaatcactcatagtgacaaactttacaactttcatgaaggggggtcagcttcgaaatccaacactatcattcataaaccttaaatttatatttaaccgttaattttcatttacgctttattcttcttattgaatttcatttttaaaatttttcttttttgaaaacatgatcatctggcagatgtaagaagatgaacggttcagatctttgatatcatgtttcgatatttacgattaactgaaatataagtcgatgtcatatagtttgtagaaactttataaacatcaagcaagaTTTTCACTAATCGTAAAACTcttaatataatatcaacgaaccaaaccgttcatcttcttgcatcctctaatagatcaagttttcaaaaaacaaaatttgaaaaaacaaaatttgatgagaacaatgtagcgtaaatgtaaacaacaatcaacgtttaaattttgatcatgatttatatgattatagtggcgaatttcaaagttaagctcttcatgaaagttgtaaagattgtcattacgagcgtttatatatgctttctatattttttacacttctacattaattaaaaaactattaaagactttaggtaagtgaaaatatacttaaaagaaaaatgcatttttatgttttggatgtgacaatatggtatgtatatacttatttagtattatgtttttcatttgattatttattggtttaaaatatattttccttaacgggtaacgggtcgggttatattacctgttaatattatcgggtcgatttcgggtcgggtcattttacccgtttattttaacgggtattACACttcacgacccgttaagatatcgggtatgacacgaaaacgacacgaacacggaaaacacgacatgAATGCCAGGTCTAGTTGCAATtacttgttttttcttttttaagagGTGAAAAGGTTCAAAACCATGAGCTTTTGACAAGAAAATTCTTAAGTGTCACTAATCTGTTTCACATTGCAAGAGTCGATGTTGGAGGGGCCTTTCAAATTTTAATACAAGAAATCAAGATGGACATATAGGTTTTGTGGCAAATTTATATTTGGCACTAACTGGAGCAGATTATTTGTTACACGATCAATCATGTTGTTGACtgtaaaaattatttaacttacGTGGCATGATTGTCGAATAGTTAATGAGCTAACTAAATCCTTCGGTTGAATGTGGGatgtgccaactcgtcgaccgAGCTCGATCGGTGAGTGAATgaatgtggtggtggtggtttgaAACGTGTTGTTGTATTTTGCGATTACGG
It encodes the following:
- the LOC103453336 gene encoding ubiquitin carboxyl-terminal hydrolase 2-like, with the translated sequence MGKKVKKKARAPPREKLVAADSPKKAPQPCNPSVKDGDNGVSVAKERRPCPHVDKGVNLDKLSAKIGSSGPVRCEYCREGALDRRGGKGKGKHGKKKGSSSVDSKSESKAIWVCLECGHYSCGGFGLHTTPQCHAVRHARQTQHPIVIHFEKPQMRWCFPCKMLITIDKTEEDGEQKDVFADVVKLIKGHSSEESLVNAEDVWFVSGSVTSEIKSASNISCDLDGRVGYTVRGLVNLGNTCFFNSVLQNLLAMDRLRGYFLNLDASTGALTVSLKKLFTEAKPESGVKNVINPRSLFGCLCSKAPQFKGYQQQDSHELLHCLLDELCIEELSTRKRINSSQENGNPSNSGPTFVDTAFGGQIASTVRCVECGHSSTVYESFLDLSLSVPTRKSPSKTAQPTSRTKKMKLPPKKSGKFRSKNNEEKNSVPSPSVPTPSTSSEVSEQKELVVNSLSAVQESADDVCEDAAEQTSPLLDDCSWLDYLDSGNMLDDNDLSSQHNDISIVQDSEKKNTHLNDVSLQSGSESSNQVFTPNGEPNVKPDFSSVNSREEELPLQVLDSEVLLLPYKAECSITEEIMGGEGEASSLVVGCGQDDFGFGDLFNEPEVYGPPRRPSVGEGGTDTSIIASESDPDEVDDTVSPVSVESCLAHFIKPELLASENAWHCENCSKTLPSQKLEEKKQVKSAARVLLNGCETRTQSDSLSLNTGPWPADVRTLGNGNVKSNTGCNQFGENLILHDGKINCLSQNCSAVENGQSHKLNSVVCRRQDEIKDAPPVQSNTSDCNNACSLESFSDQVIDSRADESRSASFTSDTVPQTNDGILDGHRESEESEDEEINAKRVNLKRNATKRYLINRAPPILTIHLKRFSQDARGHLSKLNGHVSFREKFDLRPYMDSSSTDGEKYEYQLLGVVEHSGTMRGGHYVAYVRGGERGRGKAEKENIGHMWYYASDAHVRQVSLDEVLRSDAYILFYEKV